In Oreochromis niloticus isolate F11D_XX linkage group LG18, O_niloticus_UMD_NMBU, whole genome shotgun sequence, one genomic interval encodes:
- the zgc:154006 gene encoding occludin → MYEPRYYDSPPVYSPPYSTTSHSLYPPRSVQSPRSQNVPYTYDVPPESYYMEGKPQHFYRWFSPPGFVKTFQGATVLMCFLIFALVASTLVWDMNRFGYGGYGVVDTGGVGGLGSGYYGGSYGYGGSYMTPQSAKAAMISMAAINFPVSLGFLVASFSRSRSIRTCRFYLTVFICDIILAVLQGIIDIIFVIGVNPMSQSSQSMLYNPMLMMCQNIQGSPSLSGSVGAGFPGGFPLYNQYLQHYCYMDPEEAVAFVLGLLVVVALSFSAYFAYKTRSKIWRHGKANIHWDEPVARPSEGQDIQDWVNHVGEVRSTQQAPTVVVSERAAPDLRAENSVVSYGNGAVSIHSEGNYKTNSVSANKSKTHGAEPLYQNCRAIVCPSSSSDESDSIRPPPYYLKKERKKDREPMPAAQATIESQYETGYTTGDTGNGLDRDHTDYLYRLYPEITSDEQRRKYKKDFDSDLLRYKILCSELDDISDKMHKLSRELDALEEDSMKYQGLADEYNRLKYLKSTPEYQAKKKQSKELRQKLFHIKRLVKIYDQGFC, encoded by the exons ATGTATGAGCCTCGGTACTATGATAGCCCCCCTGTGTACAGCCCACCCTACAGCACTACCTCCCACAGCTTGTATCCCCCAAGGAGTGTCCAATCCCCTCGGAGCCAGAATGTCCCCTACACCTATGATGTCCCACCAGAGTCTTACTACATGGAGGGGAAGCCTCAACACTTCTACCGCTGGTTCTCACCTCCTGGTTTTGTCAAGACCTTCCAAGGAGCCACGGTGCTCATGTGTTTCCTCATCTTCGCCTTAGTAGCGTCAACTTTGGTGTGGGACATGAACAGATTTGGCTATGGGGGATATGGTGTTGTTGATACTGGAGGTGTTGGAGGGTTGGGGTCAGGATATTACGGAGGTAGCTACGGCTATGGCGGCTCCTACATGACTCCTCAGTCTGCCAAGGCAGCGATGATTTCTATGGCCGCCATCAACTTCCCAGTGTCACTGGGGTTCTTGGTGGCGAGTTTCTCACGGTCACGGAGCATACGGACATGCAGGTTTTACCTCACTGTGTTCATCTGCGATATCATCTTAGCTGTCCTTCAG GGCATCATTGACATCATCTTTGTGATTGGGGTGAACCCGATGTCTCAGAGCTCGCAGAGCATGCTGTACAACCCCATGCTCATGATGTGTCAGAACATCCAGGGCAGCCCTAGCCTCAGTGGCAGCGTGGGGGCCGGTTTTCCTGGGGGGTTTCCTCTGTACAATCAATACCTGCAGCACTACTGCTACATGGACCCCGAGGAG GCAGTGGCGTTTGTGTTGGGTCTTCTGGTGGTGGTGGCTTTGTCGTTTTCTGCTTACTTCGCCTACAAGACCCGCAGCAAGATTTGGCGCCATGGAAAAGCTAACATCCACTGGGATGAGCCCGTGGCCAGGCCATCGGAGGGGCAGGATATACAGGACTGG GTGAATCATGTTGGAGAAGTGCGCAGCACCCAGCAGGCACCGACTGTTGTTGTGTCAGAGAGAGCGGCGCCAGACCTGAGGGCGGAGAACAGCGTGGTCTCCTACGGCAATGGAGCAGTCAGCATCCACAGTGAGGGAAATTACAAAACCAACAG TGTCTCTGCAAACAAGAGCAAGACACATGGTGCTGAGCCTTTGTACCAAAACTGCAGGGCCATAGTTTGTCCCAGCAGCTCTTCAGATGAGAGTGACAGCATCAGGCCTCCACCTTATTACCTGAAGAAGGAACGGAAAAAGGACAGAGAGCCAATGCCTGCTGCTCAGGCGACGATCGAGTCGCAGTATGAAACTGGTTACACCACGGGAGACACCGGCAACGGGCTGGACCGGGACCACACAGATTACCTCTACAG GCTGTACCCAGAGATAACTTCAGATGAGCAGCGCAGAAAATACAAGAAGGATTTTGACTCAGATCTGTTGCGCTATAAGATCCTCTGCAGCGAGCTGGATGACATCAGCGACAAGATGCACAAGCTGAGCCGAGAGTTGGACGCACTGGAAGAAGACTCCATGAAGTACCAG ggtCTGGCAGATGAGTATAACCGactgaaatatcttaaaagt acGCCTGAGTATCAAGCAAAGAAGAAGCAGAGTAAGGAACTTCGGCAAAAACTTTTCCACATCAAACGTCTGGTGAAAATCTACGACCAAGGTTTCTGCTAG
- the nr2f6a gene encoding LOW QUALITY PROTEIN: nuclear receptor subfamily 2 group F member 6a (The sequence of the model RefSeq protein was modified relative to this genomic sequence to represent the inferred CDS: inserted 1 base in 1 codon), translated as MAMVSGGWGDPNGGTNGLGDKGYLXGEEEDGSPQAGGSDMEAGEDDKACVVDCVVCGDKSSGKHYGVFTCEGCKSFFKRSVRRNLSYTCRSNRECQIDQHHRNQCQYCRLKKCFRVGMRKEAVQRGRIPPQPSLSPSITPIGGASGLGGGEFYNNNNGGSGGGQPVSELISQLLRAEPYPNSRYGHQYNQQAGPDNAMGIDNICELAARLLFSTVEWARNIPYFPELPVSDQVALLRLSWSELFILSAAQSALPLHMAPLLAAAGFHSSPMSAERVVSFMDQVRVFQDQVDKLTRLQVDSAEYSCLKAIALFSPDACGLTDPVHVESLQEKAQVALTEYERMQYPSQPQRFGRLLLRLPALRAVPASLISQLFFMRLIGKTPIETLIRDMQLSGNSISWPYVPGQ; from the exons ATGGCCATGGTGAGTGGGGGCTGGGGAGATCCCAATGGGGGCACTAACGGGCTGGGGGACAAGGGCTACC AGGGGGAGGAGGAAGACGGCTCTCCCCAGGCGGGAGGCAGCGACATGGAAGCCGGAGAAGATGACAAGGCCTGCGTGGTGGACTGCGTGGTGTGCGGGGACAAATCCAGCGGGAAACACTACGGAGTGTTCACCTGCGAGGGCTGCAAGAGCTTCTTCAAGAGGAGCGTCAGGCGCAACCTCAGCTACACCTGCAG ATCAAACAGAGAGTGTCAGATCGACCAGCACCACAGGAACCAGTGCCAGTACTGTCGCCTGAAGAAGTGTTTCCGTGTTGGTATGCGCAAAGAAG CAGTTCAACGCGGTCGCATCCCACCTCAGCCGAGCCTCAGCCCCTCCATCACACCCATAGGTGGCGCCAGTGGCCTTGGAGGCGGCGAGTTCTATAACAACAACAATGGAGGTAGTGGTGGTGGTCAGCCAGTGTCTGAACTTATTTCCCAGCTGCTGCGAGCCGAGCCTTACCCCAACAGTCGCTATGGACACCAGTACAACCAGCAGGCCGGTCCTGACAACGCTATGGGAATAGATAATATCTGTGAACTGGCTGCGCGGTTACTCTTCAGCACAGTGGAGTGGGCGAGGAACATCCCTTATTTCCCTGAGCTGCCTGTGTCCGACCAG GTGGCCCTGCTGAGACTGAGCTGGAGCGAGCTGTTCATCCTCAGCGCGGCGCAGTCTGCCCTGCCGCTCCACATGGCGCCCCTGTTGGCTGCAGCTGGCTTCCACTCCTCGCCCATGTCTGCGGAGCGCGTGGTGTCCTTCATGGATCAGGTGAGGGTGTTCCAGGACCAGGTGGACAAGCTGACCAGGCTACAGGTGGACTCGGCTGAGTACAGCTGTCTCAAGGCCATCGCGCTGTTCTCGCCAG ATGCCTGTGGTCTAACAGACCCAGTACACGTGGAGTCTCTGCAGGAGAAGGCTCAGGTGGCTCTGACAGAGTACGAGAGGATGCAGTACCCGAGTCAGCCTCAGCGCTTCGGCCGCCTCCTCCTGCGCCTGCCCGCCCTGCGTGCCGTTCCTGCCAGCCTCATCTCCCAGCTCTTTTTCATGCGCCTGATAGGAAAGACACCCATTGAGACGCTGATCCGGGACATGCAGCTCTCCGGAAACTCAATCAGCTGGCCGTATGTCCCAGGACAGTAG